From a single Serratia surfactantfaciens genomic region:
- the paaF gene encoding 2,3-dehydroadipyl-CoA hydratase PaaF: MDTPFILRQQQHRVVTLTLHRPEARNALSTPCLEQLVSLLEQADADRGVGAVVIAGAARFFAAGADLRELQQQDVPAALADSRPQLWQRLAQFGKPLLAAVNGYALGAGCELALACDIVIGGESARFGLPEITLGLMPGAGGTQRLIRCVGKSRASQMVLTGEAIDARTALQAGLISEVCVDALTLERTQQIAERISRQAPLALRAAKQALKQAEETGLSQGLAMERQQFVTLAATDDRREGIAAFFEKRTPNYQGR; the protein is encoded by the coding sequence ATGGACACCCCTTTCATTTTACGCCAACAACAACACCGGGTGGTCACGCTGACGCTGCACCGCCCGGAGGCGCGCAACGCCCTGAGCACCCCCTGCCTGGAGCAGCTGGTGTCTCTGCTGGAGCAGGCCGATGCCGACCGCGGCGTGGGCGCCGTGGTGATCGCCGGCGCGGCGCGTTTCTTCGCCGCCGGTGCCGATCTGCGCGAACTGCAGCAGCAGGATGTGCCGGCCGCCCTGGCGGACAGCCGTCCGCAGCTGTGGCAGCGGCTGGCGCAGTTCGGCAAGCCGCTGCTGGCGGCGGTAAACGGTTATGCATTGGGTGCCGGCTGCGAACTGGCGCTGGCCTGCGACATCGTCATCGGCGGTGAAAGCGCCCGCTTCGGCCTGCCGGAGATCACCCTTGGTCTGATGCCGGGCGCCGGAGGTACCCAACGCCTGATCCGCTGCGTCGGCAAATCGCGCGCCAGCCAGATGGTGCTGACCGGCGAAGCCATCGACGCCCGCACCGCGCTGCAGGCCGGCCTTATCAGCGAAGTGTGCGTCGATGCTCTGACGCTGGAACGCACACAGCAGATTGCCGAGCGCATCAGCCGTCAGGCGCCGCTGGCGCTGCGCGCCGCCAAACAGGCGCTGAAACAGGCCGAGGAGACCGGTCTTAGCCAGGGGCTTGCGATGGAACGTCAGCAGTTCGTCACCCTGGCCGCCACCGACGATCGCCGCGAAGGCATCGCCGCCTTTTTCGAAAAACGTACGCCAAACTATCAGGGGCGCTGA
- the paaG gene encoding 2-(1,2-epoxy-1,2-dihydrophenyl)acetyl-CoA isomerase PaaG, translating into MDNALILSHLDAGVLTLTLNRPDRLNSFNDEMHRQLSEALTQAERDDNVRCLLIAGAGRGFCAGQDLNDRNVSADQQAPDLGLSVERFYNPLIRRLTALPKPVVCAVNGVAAGAGAALALACDIVIAADNASFIQSFCRLGLVPDSGGSWFLPRLAGHARAMGMALLGDKISAQQALEWGMIWQVVPAEELADRTQTLARHLATQPTYGLGLIKKAIYSSATNSLDQQLDLERDLQRLGGRSDDYREGVSAFFAKRTPNFSGK; encoded by the coding sequence ATGGATAACGCATTGATTCTCAGCCATCTCGACGCCGGCGTGTTGACGCTGACCCTCAACCGTCCGGATCGGCTCAACAGCTTTAACGACGAGATGCATCGCCAGCTGAGCGAGGCGCTGACGCAAGCCGAGCGCGACGACAACGTGCGCTGCCTGCTGATCGCCGGCGCCGGGCGCGGTTTCTGCGCCGGGCAGGATCTCAACGATCGCAACGTCAGCGCCGATCAACAGGCGCCGGATCTCGGCCTGTCGGTCGAACGTTTCTACAACCCCCTGATCCGCCGTCTGACCGCCCTGCCCAAGCCGGTGGTGTGTGCGGTCAACGGCGTGGCGGCCGGCGCCGGTGCCGCGCTGGCTTTGGCGTGCGACATCGTCATCGCCGCCGACAACGCCAGCTTTATTCAGTCTTTCTGCCGCCTGGGGCTGGTGCCGGACTCCGGCGGCAGCTGGTTCCTGCCGCGGCTGGCCGGCCACGCCCGCGCGATGGGCATGGCGCTGCTGGGCGACAAAATCAGCGCCCAACAGGCGCTGGAGTGGGGCATGATCTGGCAGGTGGTGCCGGCGGAGGAATTGGCCGATCGCACGCAAACGCTGGCGCGCCATCTGGCCACTCAGCCAACCTACGGTCTGGGCCTTATCAAGAAAGCCATCTATAGCTCGGCCACCAACAGCCTCGATCAGCAGCTCGATCTGGAGCGCGATCTGCAGCGATTGGGCGGCCGCAGCGACGACTACCGCGAAGGCGTCAGCGCGTTCTTCGCCAAACGCACCCCGAACTTCAGCGGGAAATAG
- a CDS encoding 3-hydroxyacyl-CoA dehydrogenase, with protein MNASLVNGRVAVIGAGTMGIGIAQVAAAAGHPVRLFDIAPAAAQRAIDELARRLRQRVDGGKADAATTEALLARLERADSLEQLADCALVIEAVAENLAIKQSLFRDLEAVCSPATLFASNTSSLSITAIARALQHPARMAGLHFFNPAPLMKLVEIVSGLETGAETLAALQAVAQRWGKQSVLCRSTPGFIVNRVARPFYAETLRALEERVADAATLDAVLRDAGGFAMGPLQLTDLIGQDVNFAVTESVYQAFYQDPRFTPSLVQQELVAAGHLGRKSGRGFYRYDTSRPAAEIAFAPPAQAAQPQRVTLHGDWSPLADLAQLLSENAGAIIQPGQTSPHVTIDDVTLMLTNGKTAGQLADERGTPVVLFDLCADYAHASAIAISCAEQNGAQHNAKAIRLLQSLGKQVIPLPDYPGLLTMRTLAMLANEALDVVNKGVASAEDIDLAMLRGVNYPRGPLAWGAALGWRHILATLENLQRYYGEARYRPMPLLRRYASPASFPGAEQ; from the coding sequence ATGAACGCGTCCCTTGTTAACGGCCGGGTGGCGGTGATCGGCGCCGGCACCATGGGCATCGGCATTGCGCAGGTGGCCGCTGCCGCCGGCCACCCGGTGCGGCTGTTCGATATCGCGCCCGCCGCCGCCCAGCGAGCGATCGACGAACTCGCTCGCCGCCTGCGGCAGCGGGTGGACGGCGGCAAGGCCGATGCCGCGACCACCGAAGCGCTGCTGGCGCGCCTCGAACGCGCCGACTCGCTCGAGCAACTGGCCGACTGCGCGCTGGTGATTGAAGCGGTGGCGGAAAACCTGGCGATTAAGCAGAGCCTGTTCCGCGATCTGGAAGCGGTCTGCTCGCCCGCGACGCTGTTCGCCAGCAATACCTCCTCGCTGTCGATCACCGCCATCGCCAGGGCATTGCAACACCCGGCGCGTATGGCCGGGCTGCACTTTTTCAACCCCGCGCCGCTGATGAAGCTGGTGGAGATCGTCAGCGGTCTGGAGACCGGTGCCGAAACCCTCGCCGCGCTGCAGGCCGTGGCGCAGCGTTGGGGTAAGCAGAGCGTTCTGTGCCGCTCAACGCCGGGATTCATCGTCAACCGCGTGGCGCGGCCGTTCTATGCCGAAACCCTGCGCGCGCTGGAGGAACGGGTGGCCGACGCCGCCACGCTGGACGCGGTATTGCGCGACGCCGGCGGTTTCGCCATGGGCCCGCTGCAATTGACCGATCTGATCGGCCAGGACGTCAATTTCGCCGTGACCGAATCGGTGTATCAGGCCTTCTACCAGGATCCGCGCTTCACCCCTTCGCTGGTGCAGCAGGAGTTGGTGGCCGCGGGGCACCTCGGCCGCAAATCCGGCCGCGGCTTCTACCGCTACGACACATCGCGCCCCGCCGCCGAGATCGCCTTTGCGCCGCCGGCGCAGGCCGCGCAGCCACAGCGCGTCACCTTGCACGGCGACTGGTCGCCGCTGGCCGATCTGGCGCAGCTGTTAAGCGAAAATGCGGGAGCGATCATACAACCTGGCCAGACCAGCCCGCACGTCACGATCGACGACGTTACACTGATGTTAACCAATGGTAAAACCGCCGGCCAGCTGGCCGACGAACGTGGAACGCCCGTGGTGCTGTTCGATCTCTGTGCCGACTATGCGCACGCCTCCGCCATCGCCATCAGCTGCGCGGAGCAAAACGGTGCGCAACACAATGCCAAAGCGATTCGCCTGCTGCAGTCCCTCGGCAAGCAGGTCATTCCGTTGCCGGATTACCCCGGCCTGCTGACGATGCGCACCCTGGCCATGCTGGCCAACGAAGCGCTCGACGTGGTGAACAAAGGCGTTGCCAGCGCCGAAGATATCGATCTGGCGATGCTGCGCGGCGTCAACTACCCACGCGGACCGTTGGCCTGGGGCGCCGCGCTTGGCTGGCGCCACATCCTGGCGACGCTGGAAAACCTGCAACGCTATTACGGCGAGGCGCGCTATCGCCCTATGCCGCTGCTGCGCCGTTATGCTTCTCCCGCCTCTTTCCCAGGAGCCGAACAATGA
- the paaI gene encoding hydroxyphenylacetyl-CoA thioesterase PaaI codes for MNANTPRALAQRCAEQMFQQDTCAQAMGMHIDAVDAGYAQVSMTVGPQMLNGHQTCHGGQLFSLADTAFAYACNSQGLAAVASGCSIDFVRPALAGDRLTASAEVRHQGKATGLYDVEIVNQLGKTVAWFRGRAHRLGHSILGEQA; via the coding sequence ATGAACGCCAATACGCCGCGCGCGCTGGCTCAGCGCTGCGCCGAGCAAATGTTTCAGCAAGATACCTGCGCTCAGGCGATGGGTATGCATATCGACGCCGTCGACGCCGGGTACGCGCAGGTCAGCATGACCGTCGGCCCGCAGATGCTCAATGGCCACCAGACCTGTCACGGCGGCCAGCTGTTCAGCCTGGCGGACACCGCTTTCGCCTACGCCTGCAATAGCCAGGGGTTGGCGGCGGTCGCCTCCGGCTGCAGCATCGACTTCGTCCGCCCGGCGCTGGCCGGCGATCGCCTCACCGCCAGTGCGGAGGTGCGCCATCAGGGCAAAGCCACCGGGCTGTATGACGTCGAGATCGTTAACCAACTGGGCAAAACCGTCGCCTGGTTCCGCGGCCGCGCGCACCGCCTCGGCCACAGCATTTTAGGAGAGCAGGCATGA
- the pcaF gene encoding 3-oxoadipyl-CoA thiolase gives MNQAFICDGVRTPIGRYGGALAQVRADDLAALPLRVLLERYPQVDWTQLDDVILGCANQAGEDNRNLARMALLLAGLPVGVSGTTVNRLCGSGLDALAMAARSIKAGDAGLMLAGGAESMTRAPLVMGKADSAFSRQAQLYDTTLGWRFVNPRMQAEFGTDSMPETAENVAAQFNISRADQDAFALRSQQRAARAQALGYLAQEIAPVSLTGKKGAVTLFSQDEHPRTDTTLEQLQALKTPFRQPGSVTAGNASGLNDGAAALLVASEAMAARQGLTPRARIVATATCGVEPRLMGIGPLPATRKVLEIAGLSLAQMDVIELNEAFASQALAVMRQLGLPDDAPQVNPNGGAIALGHPLGMSGARLALAALFELERRAGRYALCTMCIGVGQGIAMIIERV, from the coding sequence ATGAATCAGGCATTTATCTGCGACGGCGTGCGCACCCCGATCGGCCGCTATGGCGGCGCGCTGGCACAGGTGCGCGCCGACGATCTCGCCGCCCTGCCGCTGCGCGTGCTGCTGGAACGCTATCCGCAGGTGGATTGGACGCAGCTGGACGATGTGATCCTCGGCTGCGCCAACCAGGCCGGGGAGGACAACCGCAACCTGGCGCGCATGGCGCTGCTGCTGGCCGGGCTGCCGGTCGGCGTGTCCGGCACCACGGTGAACCGCCTGTGCGGCTCGGGTCTGGATGCGCTGGCGATGGCGGCGCGCAGCATCAAAGCCGGCGACGCCGGGCTGATGCTGGCCGGCGGCGCAGAATCGATGACCCGCGCGCCGCTGGTGATGGGCAAGGCCGACAGCGCCTTCAGCCGCCAGGCGCAGCTGTACGACACCACTCTCGGCTGGCGCTTCGTCAACCCGCGCATGCAGGCCGAGTTCGGCACCGATTCGATGCCGGAGACCGCCGAAAACGTCGCGGCGCAGTTCAACATCAGCCGCGCCGATCAGGACGCCTTTGCGCTGCGCAGCCAGCAGCGCGCCGCCCGGGCGCAGGCGCTGGGCTACCTGGCGCAGGAGATTGCTCCGGTCAGCCTCACCGGCAAAAAAGGCGCGGTGACGCTGTTCAGCCAGGATGAGCATCCGCGCACCGACACCACGCTCGAGCAGCTGCAGGCGTTGAAAACCCCGTTCCGTCAGCCCGGCAGCGTCACCGCCGGCAACGCCTCGGGGCTGAACGACGGCGCAGCGGCACTGCTCGTCGCCTCCGAAGCGATGGCGGCACGCCAGGGCCTGACGCCGCGCGCGCGCATCGTTGCCACCGCCACCTGCGGCGTGGAGCCGCGGCTGATGGGCATCGGCCCGCTACCCGCCACCCGCAAGGTGCTGGAGATCGCCGGGCTGAGCCTGGCGCAGATGGACGTTATCGAACTGAACGAAGCGTTCGCCTCCCAGGCGCTAGCGGTGATGCGCCAGCTTGGCCTACCGGACGATGCGCCGCAGGTCAACCCCAACGGCGGCGCGATCGCTCTGGGACACCCGCTGGGCATGAGCGGCGCGCGCCTGGCGCTGGCCGCCCTGTTTGAACTGGAACGGCGTGCCGGCCGCTACGCGCTTTGCACCATGTGCATCGGCGTCGGCCAGGGCATCGCCATGATCATTGAGCGTGTCTGA
- the paaK gene encoding phenylacetate--CoA ligase PaaK encodes MTINPQPLDSIEFASRDEIEALQLARLKWTLHHAYDNVPMYKRKFDQAGVHPDDLKQLSDLARFPYTTKQDLRDNYPFDTFAVPMEQVVRIHASSGTTGRPTVVGYTQRDIDNWADIVARCLRAGGATAKDKVHVAYGYGLFTGGLGAHYGAERLGATVIPMSGGQTERQAQLILDFKPDIIMVTPSYCLTLIDELERKMGGDARGCSLRLGVFGAEPWTEALRHEIETRMGIKALDIYGLSEVMGPGVAMECLESGGGPTIWEDHFLPEIICPETGVALPDGEHGELVFTTLTKEALPVIRYRTRDLTRLLPGDARQMRRMGKITGRSDDMLIIRGVNVFPSQVEEQIMQFEQLSPHYQLQVSRSGHLDTLAVRVELKESALSLSHQQRCDICHQLRHHIKSIVGVSTDVSIANCGDIPRSEGKAQRVVDLRPR; translated from the coding sequence ATGACAATAAATCCACAGCCCCTCGATAGCATCGAATTCGCCTCGCGCGATGAGATTGAAGCGTTGCAGTTGGCGCGCTTGAAATGGACTCTGCACCACGCCTACGACAATGTGCCGATGTACAAACGCAAGTTCGACCAGGCAGGCGTGCACCCTGACGATCTTAAACAGCTGAGCGATCTGGCGCGTTTCCCTTACACCACCAAGCAGGATCTGCGCGACAACTACCCGTTCGACACCTTCGCAGTGCCGATGGAACAGGTGGTGCGCATCCACGCCTCCTCGGGCACCACCGGCCGCCCGACGGTGGTCGGTTACACCCAGCGCGACATCGATAACTGGGCCGATATCGTCGCCCGCTGTCTGCGCGCCGGCGGCGCCACCGCCAAAGACAAGGTGCACGTCGCCTACGGTTACGGCCTGTTCACCGGCGGCCTGGGCGCACACTACGGCGCGGAGCGGCTCGGCGCCACGGTGATCCCGATGTCCGGCGGCCAGACGGAACGCCAGGCGCAGCTGATCCTCGACTTCAAACCCGACATCATCATGGTGACGCCGTCCTATTGCCTGACGCTGATCGACGAGCTGGAGCGCAAGATGGGCGGCGATGCGCGCGGCTGTTCGCTGCGGCTCGGCGTGTTCGGCGCCGAACCCTGGACCGAAGCTCTGCGGCACGAAATCGAAACCCGCATGGGCATCAAGGCACTGGATATCTATGGCCTGTCGGAAGTGATGGGGCCGGGCGTAGCGATGGAATGCCTGGAGAGCGGCGGCGGCCCCACCATCTGGGAAGACCACTTCCTGCCGGAGATCATCTGCCCGGAGACCGGCGTCGCCCTGCCGGACGGCGAGCACGGCGAACTGGTGTTTACCACCCTGACCAAAGAGGCGCTGCCGGTGATCCGCTACCGCACCCGCGATCTCACCCGTCTGCTGCCGGGGGACGCGCGCCAGATGCGCCGCATGGGCAAGATCACCGGCCGTTCCGACGACATGCTGATCATCCGCGGCGTCAACGTCTTCCCGTCGCAGGTGGAAGAGCAGATCATGCAGTTCGAGCAGCTGTCGCCGCACTATCAGCTGCAGGTCAGCCGCAGCGGGCACCTGGACACGCTGGCGGTGCGCGTCGAGCTGAAAGAATCGGCGCTCAGCCTCAGCCACCAGCAACGTTGCGACATCTGCCACCAGCTGCGCCACCACATCAAATCGATCGTGGGCGTCAGCACCGACGTCAGCATCGCCAACTGCGGCGATATTCCGCGCTCGGAAGGCAAGGCGCAGCGCGTGGTCGATCTGCGGCCACGTTGA
- the paaX gene encoding phenylacetic acid degradation operon negative regulatory protein PaaX codes for MEHKLDEFIRHAVDAQPISGTSLIISLYGDALSHRGGEVWLGSLSALLEAFGFGDRFVRTSVFRLQKEGWLAVEKIGRRSFYRVTDQGMRQFRHAESKIYLREQPAWDGKWELLLLESADKNARARLKKELGWLGFGQIASNLMAAPTHAQTDVTALLGELNASEQVIYFRADYPYNRSEQTLQKLVADCWSLSEVAAGYHEFIVSFRPLMALLREVDPAALTPLRCFQIKLLLIHFFRRVVLKDPLLPDALLPAQWEGQIARNLCINLYQQVDRAATEYVSSLAETTIGALPAPAAGYYRRFGGLPRDPTC; via the coding sequence ATGGAACATAAACTGGATGAGTTCATTCGCCATGCCGTCGACGCGCAGCCGATCAGCGGCACTTCGCTGATCATTTCGCTGTACGGCGACGCGCTAAGCCACCGCGGCGGCGAAGTGTGGCTCGGCAGCCTGAGCGCGCTGCTGGAGGCCTTCGGTTTCGGCGATCGCTTCGTGCGCACCTCGGTGTTCCGCCTGCAGAAAGAGGGTTGGCTGGCGGTGGAGAAAATAGGCCGCCGCAGCTTCTACCGCGTGACCGATCAGGGAATGCGTCAGTTCCGCCACGCCGAATCGAAAATTTATCTGCGCGAGCAGCCCGCCTGGGACGGCAAGTGGGAGCTGTTGCTGCTGGAAAGCGCCGATAAAAACGCGCGCGCGCGGCTGAAAAAAGAGCTCGGCTGGCTCGGGTTCGGGCAGATCGCCAGCAACCTGATGGCCGCCCCCACCCACGCGCAGACCGACGTGACGGCGCTGCTCGGCGAACTGAACGCCAGCGAGCAGGTGATCTACTTCCGCGCCGATTACCCCTACAACCGCTCCGAACAAACCCTGCAGAAACTGGTGGCCGACTGCTGGTCGCTGAGCGAGGTGGCCGCCGGCTATCACGAGTTTATCGTCTCCTTCCGGCCGCTGATGGCGCTGCTGCGCGAAGTCGACCCGGCGGCGCTGACGCCGCTGCGCTGTTTCCAGATTAAGCTATTATTGATTCACTTCTTCCGTCGCGTGGTGTTGAAAGATCCGCTGCTGCCGGACGCGCTGCTGCCCGCGCAGTGGGAAGGCCAGATCGCCCGCAATCTGTGCATCAATCTCTATCAGCAGGTCGATCGCGCTGCGACGGAGTACGTCAGCTCGCTGGCGGAGACCACCATCGGCGCCTTGCCCGCGCCGGCCGCCGGTTACTATCGGCGCTTCGGCGGCCTGCCGCGCGACCCTACATGTTAA
- the paaY gene encoding phenylacetic acid degradation protein PaaY encodes MPVYQIDGLTPVVDPSSYVHPTAVLIGDVIVGKHVYIGPNASLRGDFGRLVICDGANIQDNCVMHGFPQQDTVVEEDGHIGHGAILHGCRIRRNAMVGMNAVVMDGAEIGENTIVGAMAFVKAAATIEANKLVVGSPARVLRDLTEQELAWKIAGTREYQDLVQRCKSSLHEVAPLTAIEPGRQRLSFGDHLIPKSQL; translated from the coding sequence ATGCCTGTGTATCAGATTGACGGCCTGACGCCGGTCGTTGACCCCAGCAGTTACGTGCACCCGACGGCGGTGCTGATCGGCGACGTGATCGTCGGCAAACACGTGTATATCGGCCCGAACGCCAGCCTGCGCGGCGATTTTGGCCGCCTGGTGATCTGCGACGGCGCCAACATTCAGGACAACTGCGTGATGCACGGCTTCCCGCAGCAGGACACGGTGGTGGAAGAAGACGGCCATATCGGCCACGGCGCCATCCTGCACGGCTGCCGCATTCGCCGCAACGCGATGGTGGGCATGAACGCGGTAGTGATGGACGGCGCGGAGATCGGCGAGAACACCATCGTCGGCGCGATGGCGTTCGTCAAAGCCGCGGCGACGATCGAAGCCAACAAGCTGGTGGTCGGCAGCCCGGCGCGCGTGCTGCGCGATCTGACCGAACAGGAGCTGGCCTGGAAGATCGCCGGCACTCGCGAGTATCAGGATCTGGTGCAGCGCTGCAAATCCTCGCTGCACGAAGTGGCGCCGTTGACCGCAATCGAGCCGGGCCGCCAGCGCCTGAGCTTCGGCGATCACCTCATCCCGAAAAGCCAGCTTTAA
- a CDS encoding amino acid permease — MPQMNDFEHIARRQGGLNKHLTAGQMSMLAIGGAIGTGLFLGSAYAIQMAGPSVLLSYLIGGVIALLLMGSLAEMTSEHPTPGSFGDYAEFYLGPLFGFLVRYSYWSCVVLAVGTEVTAIGMYMQFWFPATPTWPWVLLFSAAVIAVNVIGVKSFGQVEYALSTVKVTAIVAFILIGIGILAFSGNPTYGLRNLTTGGFMPFGIKGMWFAVIVSIFSYLSIEMIAVAAGEAKNPVIAVKAAFKGTIVRLFIFYMLSIALMLAIVPWRQSGTGESPFLMAMNVIHLPAAAGIFNFIVLVAALSAMNSQLYITTRMMFSLSRAGQAPAALGRVSRRGIPVNALAMSCIGIVVSIVLSLVAPETSFAAMMSISVYGACFTWLMIFVTHLFFRRRHRQTHLKFRMWGFPYTTLLGGGLMAALMISTAFTEFFRMTLWFGIPFTLLLVVAYRFQSRRAAAPSPFKAPEVE; from the coding sequence ATGCCACAGATGAATGATTTTGAGCATATCGCCCGTCGCCAGGGCGGGTTGAACAAGCATCTTACCGCCGGGCAGATGTCGATGCTGGCGATAGGCGGCGCCATCGGCACCGGGCTGTTTCTCGGCAGCGCCTATGCCATTCAGATGGCGGGGCCGTCGGTCTTGCTGAGCTACCTGATCGGCGGCGTCATTGCGTTGCTGCTGATGGGCAGCCTGGCGGAAATGACCTCCGAACACCCGACGCCCGGTTCGTTCGGCGACTACGCCGAATTTTATCTCGGCCCGCTGTTCGGTTTTCTGGTGCGCTACTCCTACTGGTCCTGCGTGGTGCTGGCGGTGGGCACCGAAGTCACCGCCATCGGCATGTACATGCAGTTCTGGTTTCCGGCGACGCCGACCTGGCCGTGGGTGCTGCTGTTCTCGGCGGCGGTGATCGCGGTCAACGTGATCGGCGTGAAGTCGTTCGGCCAGGTGGAATACGCGCTGTCCACCGTCAAAGTGACGGCGATCGTGGCCTTCATTCTGATCGGTATCGGCATCCTGGCGTTCTCGGGCAACCCGACCTACGGCCTGCGCAACCTGACCACCGGCGGTTTTATGCCGTTTGGCATCAAGGGCATGTGGTTTGCGGTGATCGTTTCCATCTTCAGCTACCTGAGCATTGAGATGATCGCGGTGGCCGCCGGTGAGGCGAAAAATCCGGTGATTGCGGTGAAGGCGGCGTTCAAGGGCACCATCGTGCGGCTGTTCATTTTCTACATGCTGTCGATCGCCCTGATGCTGGCCATCGTGCCCTGGCGCCAGTCCGGCACCGGCGAAAGCCCGTTCCTGATGGCGATGAACGTGATCCATCTGCCTGCCGCCGCCGGCATCTTCAACTTTATCGTGCTGGTGGCGGCGCTGTCGGCGATGAACAGCCAGCTGTACATCACCACCCGCATGATGTTCTCGCTGTCGCGCGCCGGGCAGGCGCCGGCGGCGCTGGGGCGCGTCAGCCGGCGCGGCATTCCGGTCAATGCGCTGGCGATGTCATGCATCGGCATCGTGGTGTCCATCGTCCTGAGCCTGGTGGCGCCGGAAACGTCGTTCGCCGCCATGATGTCCATTTCGGTGTATGGCGCCTGTTTTACCTGGCTGATGATCTTCGTCACCCATCTGTTCTTCCGCCGCCGGCACCGGCAGACCCATCTGAAGTTCCGCATGTGGGGATTCCCCTATACCACCTTACTGGGTGGCGGGCTGATGGCGGCGCTGATGATCTCGACGGCGTTTACCGAATTCTTCCGCATGACGCTGTGGTTCGGCATTCCGTTCACCTTGCTGCTGGTGGTGGCCTACCGCTTCCAGAGCCGCCGCGCGGCTGCGCCGTCGCCGTTCAAGGCGCCGGAGGTGGAGTAA
- a CDS encoding aromatic amino acid transaminase has translation MFKQIAPSAADPIMSLMEAYLQDPNPNKVNLGIGLYYDQQGNIPLMQAVAAAEQRLLALRRPHGYPPIEGSPQFASQVQTLLFGERTVADIATVQTVGGSGALKLAADFLRHFLSRSEIWVSDPTWANHWAIFEGAGLQVKTYPYFDEAVGGLRFAAMLDALSNLAPGSVVLLHPCCHNPTGTDLTPEQWRATLAVLQRRNLLPLFDIAYQGFGDGLDEDCLAVREALKIDLPFLVCNSFSKNVALYGQRLGALSVRCADVENAANVKGALKTLIRRSYSCPPTHGGQIVEILLGDAELGALWRNELAEMRSRIKQMREQLAAGLARGSSSLDHRRIRDQRGMFSYTGLNETQLQTLRQRYAIYLVAPGRMCLPGLNPGNIDYVTAAILDVTRTV, from the coding sequence ATGTTTAAACAGATTGCGCCTTCCGCAGCCGATCCTATTATGTCGCTGATGGAAGCCTATTTGCAGGACCCCAATCCGAACAAAGTGAATTTAGGCATTGGGCTGTATTACGACCAGCAGGGGAATATTCCGCTGATGCAGGCGGTTGCGGCCGCCGAGCAACGCCTGCTGGCGCTGCGTCGCCCGCATGGCTACCCGCCGATCGAAGGCTCGCCGCAGTTCGCTAGCCAGGTGCAGACGCTGCTGTTCGGTGAGCGAACTGTGGCCGACATCGCCACGGTGCAGACCGTCGGCGGCTCCGGGGCGCTGAAGCTGGCGGCGGATTTTCTGCGCCACTTTTTGTCGCGCAGCGAGATCTGGGTGTCCGATCCCACCTGGGCCAACCACTGGGCGATTTTTGAAGGCGCCGGGTTGCAGGTGAAAACCTATCCCTACTTTGACGAGGCGGTGGGCGGCCTGCGTTTCGCCGCCATGCTCGACGCGCTGAGCAACCTGGCGCCTGGCAGCGTGGTCTTGCTGCATCCTTGTTGTCATAACCCGACCGGCACCGATCTGACGCCGGAGCAGTGGCGCGCTACGCTCGCCGTACTGCAGCGGCGCAACCTGCTGCCGCTGTTCGATATCGCCTATCAGGGCTTCGGCGACGGGCTGGACGAGGATTGTCTGGCAGTACGCGAAGCGCTGAAAATCGACTTGCCGTTTTTGGTCTGCAACTCGTTCTCCAAAAACGTGGCGCTGTACGGCCAGCGACTGGGCGCGCTGTCGGTGCGCTGCGCCGATGTGGAAAACGCCGCCAACGTCAAAGGCGCGTTAAAAACGTTGATCCGCCGCAGCTACTCCTGCCCGCCGACACACGGCGGCCAGATCGTGGAAATCCTGCTCGGTGATGCCGAACTCGGTGCGCTTTGGCGCAACGAGCTGGCGGAAATGCGCTCGCGCATCAAGCAGATGCGTGAGCAGCTGGCCGCCGGGCTGGCACGGGGCAGTTCTTCGCTGGATCACCGGCGCATTCGCGATCAGCGCGGCATGTTCAGCTATACCGGCCTGAACGAAACGCAGCTGCAAACCTTGCGGCAACGCTACGCCATCTATCTGGTTGCGCCCGGCCGCATGTGCCTGCCGGGGCTCAACCCCGGCAATATCGATTACGTGACCGCCGCCATTCTCGACGTCACCCGTACCGTCTAA
- a CDS encoding RidA family protein, which produces MREIVETGLPEIGQPFSWATRGGGMLFTAHGPVRADGSIETGAPEQQIALTFDNLAQTLKAAGSHSDKVLQVIVYLTDVNDVKCLDNIYREYFNYPYPNRSTVIVEKLVVPGMKIEITVSAIA; this is translated from the coding sequence ATGCGCGAGATCGTAGAGACCGGGCTGCCGGAAATCGGCCAGCCTTTTTCCTGGGCTACACGGGGCGGCGGCATGCTGTTTACCGCTCATGGCCCGGTGCGGGCGGACGGCAGCATCGAGACCGGCGCGCCGGAGCAACAGATTGCGTTGACCTTCGACAATCTAGCGCAAACGCTGAAGGCGGCGGGCAGCCACAGCGATAAGGTCTTGCAGGTGATCGTTTATCTTACCGACGTCAACGACGTTAAATGTCTCGATAATATTTACCGAGAATACTTTAATTATCCTTACCCTAACCGATCCACGGTGATTGTCGAAAAACTGGTGGTGCCGGGAATGAAAATAGAAATTACCGTCAGCGCTATCGCCTGA